A single genomic interval of Juglans regia cultivar Chandler chromosome 1, Walnut 2.0, whole genome shotgun sequence harbors:
- the LOC109001279 gene encoding uncharacterized protein LOC109001279, translating into MAALVYEIFSSSALLSLGLYHLISTTRNYLKSPQSYSAKPFHPFNHHRLKHLQLYLLLFCLLIAFLHQLLISSDSDPLLKGHTPVHRFTSLQSAAVLFLFLLLSLSLLLSDSDLLPLPSDLFFAIASALFFLHYSVSSSSASVQTSLLQAKCDSLSARISALASLVSLLLACRPTLFVADVALSATLCLQGLWVLQTGLSLYVDAFIPEGCHRLLDVVSGVEGSTKCELEESQLRAVAILDLVFVVHVMFVVLIVMVTYAAVAKTLGIRRSLGSYQALPTTATTADSNHIQMKALAGTQA; encoded by the coding sequence ATCTTCTCTTCGTCGGCGCTGTTGTCATTAGGGCTTTACCACCTCATCAGCACCACCCGCAACTACCTGAAATCTCCTCAGTCTTACTCGGCCAAGCCCTTCCATCCCTTCAATCATCACCGCCTCAAACACCTTCAGCTCTACCTTCTCCTCTTCTGCCTTCTTATCGCCTTCCTCCACCAACTCCTCATCTCTTCCGACTCCGATCCTCTCCTCAAGGGCCACACCCCCGTCCACCGCTTCACTTCGCTCCAGTCCGCCGCcgtcctcttcctcttcctcctcctctcgCTCTCACTCCTCCTTTCCGACTCCGATCTCCTTCCTCTCCCCTCTGATCTCTTCTTCGCCATCGCCTCCGCCCTCTTCTTCTTACACTACTCCGTTTCCTCCTCCTCCGCCTCCGTCCAGACCTCCCTTCTCCAGGCCAAGTGCGACTCCCTCTCCGCCCGCATCTCGGCCCTCgcctctctcgtctctctcctCCTCGCCTGCCGCCCCACGCTCTTCGTTGCCGATGTCGCCCTCTCCGCCACCCTCTGCTTACAGGGTCTCTGGGTGCTCCAGACCGGCCTCTCCCTCTACGTCGACGCCTTCATCCCCGAAGGCTGTCACAGGTTGCTCGACGTGGTTAGCGGGGTCGAGGGCTCCACCAAGTGCGAGTTGGAGGAGTCGCAGTTGAGGGCCGTCGCCATTCTGGATCTCGTGTTTGTGGTTCACGTCATGTTTGTCGTCCTCATTGTGATGGTCACTTACGCAGCTGTTGCCAAGACCCTTGGCATCAGGAGATCGCTTGGATCGTACCAGGCCTTACCCACCACTGCCACTACAGCAGATAGCAATCACATTCAGATGAAAGCTTTGGCTGGCACCCAGGCTTGA
- the LOC109001280 gene encoding OVARIAN TUMOR DOMAIN-containing deubiquitinating enzyme 12 gives MWNGTQSVGECSSSNSLSSQQDVEDDRMIAVVLSEEYAKLDGAVARRLPKLAPVPHVPRINSYIPNLSDASLDHQRLLQRLNVYGLYEVKVSGDGNCQFRALSDQMYKSPEYHKYIRKEVVKQLKDCCALYEGYIPMKYKHYYKKMAKSGEWGDHVTLQAAADKFAAKICLLTSFRDTCFIEIMPQYQAPKRELWLSFWSEVHYNSLYDIQDAPIPPKPRRKHWLF, from the exons ATGTGGAACGGAACTCAGAGTGTGGGTGAATGTTCTAGCTCAAATTCCTTGAGTAGTCAGCAGGATGTTGAGGATGATCGGATGATTGCTGTTGTACTATCTGAAGAGTATGCCAAGTTAGATGGGGCAGTTGCTAGACGCCTTCCCAAGCTGGCGCCTGTTCCT CATGTGCCACGAATAAATTCCTACATCCCCAACTTAAGTGACGCAAGTTTGGATCACCAACGCCTTCTCCAAAG GCTGAACGTCTATGGTTTATATGAAGTGAAGGTTTCTGGCGATGGAAACTGCCAG TTTCGTGCACTTTCAGACCAGATGTACAAGTCACCTGAGTATCACAAGTATATTCGGAAGGAGGTCGTGAAGCAG CTCAAAGACTGCTGTGCTTTATATGAAGGCTATATCCCCATGAAGTATAAAcattattacaagaaaatggCCAA ATCTGGGGAGTGGGGGGACCATGTTACTTTACAGGCAGCAGCTGATAAG TTTGCAGCGAAGATATGCCTTTTGACATCATTCAGAGATACTTGTTTTATTGAAATCATGCCACAGTACCAGGCACCTAAACGTG AGCTGTGGTTAAGTTTCTGGTCCGAGGTTCATTACAATTCGCTATACGATATCCAAG ATGCTCCAATTCCCCCAAAGCCTAGGAGGAAACACTGGTTGTTTTAG
- the LOC109001281 gene encoding chalcone synthase-like, which produces MASVEEFLKAQRSEGPATVLAIGTANPSNCISQTDFPDYYFRITKSEHLTELKKKFKRMCDKSMINKRYMHLTEDILKENPGMCEFMAPSYDARQDIAVVELPKLAKEAALKAIKEWGQHKSKITHLVFCTTTGTADMPGADYQLIKLLGLKSSVKRVMMYQQGCFGGGTVLRLAKDLAENNRGARVLAVCAEIVAISFRGPSEAHFDSLVGQSLFGDGAAAVIIGADPDTSVERPLFQLVSAAQTILPDSDGAVQGHLREVGLTFHALKDLPKIVSRNVEQSLVEAFTPFGVSDWNSIFWIVHPGGPAILDQVEAKLSLQEEKLRASRHILSEYGNMSTACVLFILDEMRKSSVEDGKATTGGGLEWGVLFGFGPGLTVETVVLRSVPVETIH; this is translated from the exons ATGGCATCTGTGGAAGAATTCCTTAAGGCGCAGCGATCCGAGGGTCCAGCTACTGTTCTAGCCATTGGCACGGCCAATCCATCCAACTGTATCTCCCAAACTGATTTTCCTGACTATTACTTCCGGATCACTAAGAGCGAGCACTTGAcagagttgaagaagaagttcaAACGCATGT GCGATAAATCAATGATAAATAAGCGTTATATGCACTTGACTGAggatatattaaaagaaaacccAGGCATGTGCGAGTTCATGGCTCCATCTTATGACGCGCGTCAAGATATAGCGGTGGTCGAGTTGCCGAAGCTCGCTAAGGAAGCTGCATTAAAGGCAATCAAAGAGTGGGGCCAGCACAAATCCAAGATCACCCACCTGGTGTTCTGCACAACCACGGGTACAGCAGACATGCCCGGCGCAGATTACCAGCTTATCAAGCTTCTTGGCCTTAAATCCTCCGTTAAGCGGGTCATGATGTACCAACAGGGCTGCTTTGGTGGAGGGACCGTGCTACGCCTGGCCAAAGATTTGGCGGAGAACAACAGAGGTGCGCGTGTTCTTGCCGTGTGCGCTGAGATTGTGGCCATTTCCTTTCGTGGACCCTCCGAGGCTCACTTTGACTCATTGGTGGGTCAATCCCTTTTCGGTGATGGGGCAGCGGCTGTGATCATCGGTGCGGACCCCGATACAAGCGTTGAACGCCCACTGTTCCAGCTAGTGTCCGCAGCGCAGACGATTTTACCGGACTCTGATGGAGCAGTTCAGGGACATTTGCGCGAAGTAGGCTTGACATTCCACGCATTGAAGGACTTACCTAAAATAGTGTCGAGGAACGTTGAGCAAAGCCTGGTCGAAGCTTTCACCCCATTTGGTGTTAGTGATTGGAATTCCATATTTTGGATTGTGCATCCAGGCGGCCCGGCCATTCTTGACCAAGTGGAGGCAAAACTCAGTCTCCAAGAGGAGAAACTTAGAGCAAGTCGCCATATTCTTAGCGAGTACGGGAACATGTCAACCGCGTGCGTGCTGTTTATATTGGATGAGATGAGGAAGAGTTCGGTGGAGGATGGAAAGGCCACCACCGGTGGAGGGTTGGAGTGGGGTGTTCTGTTTGGGTTTGGGCCCGGTTTGACGGTTGAGACCGTCGTGTTACGTAGTGTCCCAGTAGAGACGATTCACTGA